Proteins from a single region of Phycisphaeraceae bacterium D3-23:
- a CDS encoding 2-oxoacid:acceptor oxidoreductase subunit alpha codes for MPAPETTLTPAPDALTSAVVRFAGDSGDGMQLAGTQFTDTSALVGNDVATLPDYPAEIRAPAGTVAGVSGFQINFAAQAIFTPGDQVNALVAMNPAAFKAHITDVEPGGIVIVNDSEFSKTNLKKAGYPVPEGSKVPYNPLEDEQLIQKYKLLRIPITKLNQEALKDSGLSPKDINRCKNMYALGLVYWLYERPLDTTIRHMTEVFAEKKGKPEVADANIAALKAGYFMGETAELFPGRYRVAPAPIRPGTYRKVTGNEALAMGLVAAAELAKKKLHYCTYPITPASDILHYLAPQKHFGVRTFQAEDEIAAVCAAIGVAFAGQLGVTGTSGPGLALKGEAIGLAVMTELPLVIVDVQRGGPSTGLPTKTEQSDLWQAMLGRNGDCPAVVLAPQSPGDCFGAAIEACRIALTRMVPVLLLTDGYIANGSEPWRIPQADGLEPIEVKHAPTSRDRQGAGPSANGDGQANTFEPYTRDENLTRPWAVPGSPGTEHRLGGLEKQNNTGNVSYDPENHQLMTRIRAEKVARVVNMVPDLEVHGGTGFQPVDGAGKTDDRQDACPTGDLLVLGWGGPYGSIRTAVDNARAAGKSVSAAQLRYLNPMPANLGEVLKRFDKVLIPELNNGQLRLLIRGKFLVDARGLNRIQGKPFRIEEIEQAIDLMLSGAWGDAEALYPQDGRVDPDAQALGV; via the coding sequence ATGCCTGCCCCCGAGACGACACTGACACCCGCCCCCGACGCGCTGACCTCCGCCGTCGTCCGCTTCGCCGGCGACTCGGGCGACGGCATGCAGCTCGCGGGCACCCAGTTCACCGACACCTCCGCGCTCGTCGGCAACGACGTCGCAACCCTGCCCGACTACCCGGCCGAGATCCGCGCGCCCGCCGGCACCGTGGCCGGTGTGTCGGGGTTCCAGATCAACTTCGCGGCCCAGGCGATCTTCACGCCCGGCGACCAGGTCAACGCGCTCGTCGCCATGAACCCCGCCGCGTTCAAGGCCCACATCACCGACGTCGAGCCCGGCGGGATCGTCATCGTCAACGACAGCGAGTTCTCCAAGACCAACCTCAAGAAGGCCGGGTACCCCGTGCCCGAGGGCAGCAAGGTCCCGTACAACCCGCTCGAAGACGAGCAGCTCATCCAGAAGTACAAGCTGCTGCGCATCCCGATCACGAAGCTGAACCAGGAGGCGCTCAAGGACAGCGGGCTGTCACCGAAAGACATCAATCGCTGCAAGAATATGTACGCGCTCGGGCTGGTGTACTGGCTCTACGAGCGGCCGCTCGATACGACGATCCGCCACATGACCGAGGTCTTTGCCGAGAAGAAGGGCAAGCCCGAGGTCGCAGATGCCAACATCGCGGCGCTCAAGGCCGGCTACTTCATGGGCGAGACGGCCGAGCTGTTCCCGGGCCGCTACCGCGTCGCGCCCGCGCCGATCAGGCCCGGCACGTACCGCAAGGTCACGGGCAACGAGGCGCTGGCGATGGGGCTCGTTGCTGCGGCCGAGCTCGCGAAGAAGAAGCTGCACTACTGCACCTACCCGATCACCCCGGCCAGCGACATCCTGCACTACCTCGCGCCGCAGAAGCACTTCGGCGTCCGCACGTTCCAGGCCGAGGACGAGATCGCCGCGGTCTGCGCCGCGATCGGCGTCGCGTTCGCGGGCCAGCTCGGTGTCACCGGCACGTCGGGCCCGGGGCTCGCGCTCAAGGGCGAAGCGATCGGGCTCGCCGTGATGACCGAGCTGCCGCTGGTGATTGTGGATGTCCAGCGCGGTGGCCCATCGACAGGTCTACCGACCAAGACCGAGCAGTCCGACCTGTGGCAGGCGATGCTCGGCCGCAACGGCGACTGCCCGGCCGTGGTCCTCGCGCCCCAGTCCCCGGGCGACTGCTTTGGCGCCGCGATCGAGGCCTGCCGCATCGCGTTGACCCGTATGGTCCCCGTGCTGCTGCTCACCGACGGCTACATCGCCAACGGCTCCGAGCCCTGGCGCATCCCGCAGGCCGACGGGCTTGAGCCGATCGAGGTGAAGCATGCCCCAACGAGCCGTGACCGTCAGGGAGCGGGGCCTAGCGCGAATGGTGATGGCCAAGCCAACACCTTTGAGCCCTACACCCGCGATGAAAACCTGACCCGCCCCTGGGCCGTGCCCGGCAGCCCCGGCACCGAGCACCGCCTGGGCGGGCTCGAAAAACAGAACAACACCGGCAACGTCAGCTACGACCCCGAGAACCACCAGCTCATGACCCGTATCCGCGCCGAGAAAGTCGCGCGCGTGGTCAACATGGTGCCCGACCTCGAAGTGCATGGTGGCACAGGCTTCCAGCCTGTGGATGGTGCTGGGAAAACCGATGACAGGCAGGATGCCTGTCCCACCGGCGACCTGCTTGTCCTTGGCTGGGGTGGTCCCTACGGCTCGATCCGCACCGCCGTTGACAACGCCCGCGCGGCCGGCAAAAGTGTCAGCGCCGCGCAGCTCCGTTACCTCAACCCGATGCCCGCGAACCTCGGCGAGGTGCTCAAGCGCTTCGACAAGGTGCTCATCCCCGAGCTCAACAACGGCCAGCTCCGCCTGCTCATCCGCGGCAAGTTCCTCGTCGACGCGCGCGGGCTCAACCGCATCCAGGGCAAGCCCTTCCGCATCGAAGAGATCGAGCAGGCCATCGACCTGATGCTCTCGGGCGCGTGGGGCGACGCCGAGGCGCTCTACCCGCAGGACGGCAGGGTCGATCCGGACGCCCAGGCGTTGGGGGTGTAG
- a CDS encoding DUF2164 domain-containing protein: protein MPIELTDERRKHLIAQITSFMYDELDTEIGELRATLVLEFMMKHSAAEAYNQGVTDCRAYLTNKLADMEIDLHED from the coding sequence ATGCCCATCGAGCTCACCGACGAACGACGCAAGCACCTGATCGCGCAGATCACGTCCTTCATGTACGACGAGCTCGACACTGAGATCGGCGAGTTGCGTGCGACGCTCGTGCTCGAGTTCATGATGAAACACAGCGCCGCCGAGGCGTACAACCAGGGCGTCACGGACTGCCGGGCGTACCTGACCAACAAGCTGGCCGATATGGAGATCGACCTGCACGAGGATTAG